One genomic segment of Deltaproteobacteria bacterium HGW-Deltaproteobacteria-18 includes these proteins:
- a CDS encoding sensor domain-containing diguanylate cyclase, which yields MSQGGLQIPCLELMDQFFDGIYVVDRDRKIVFWNKCAENITGYSSKEVLGKCCADNILRHVSLAGEPLCKNGCPMMATMHDATPRVVDVYLHHKAGYRVPVQVRALPLRDGSGEIAGSIEIFVDTSSKEDMFRQLKDMERSLYQDELTGIGNRKFAEIRLSELMGAFREHGQIFGVLFVDIDHFKRVNDTHGHPVGDRVIRFVARALQNGLRPTDRVCRFGGEEFLCLLPNIAPEELRQVAERVRMLVELSGLDLPMMTLRVSVSVGGALCRNGDTSCAVIERADKAMYRAKELGRNRVVISQDDDTTSPCLEPDPVDGESDGEL from the coding sequence ATGTCTCAAGGTGGACTACAAATACCATGTTTGGAACTGATGGATCAATTTTTTGATGGGATCTATGTTGTCGATCGTGACAGAAAGATTGTCTTCTGGAACAAATGTGCCGAAAACATAACCGGGTATTCGAGTAAAGAAGTCCTTGGCAAGTGCTGCGCGGACAATATTTTGCGACACGTGAGTCTTGCAGGGGAACCGCTTTGTAAAAATGGATGTCCGATGATGGCCACCATGCACGACGCAACCCCTCGTGTCGTCGACGTCTACCTGCATCACAAGGCCGGTTATCGAGTTCCGGTGCAGGTGCGCGCATTGCCTTTGCGGGACGGTTCCGGCGAAATTGCGGGATCCATCGAGATCTTTGTCGACACATCCAGCAAGGAGGATATGTTCCGTCAGCTCAAGGATATGGAACGAAGCCTCTACCAAGACGAGTTGACCGGCATCGGCAACCGCAAGTTTGCGGAAATAAGGCTTTCGGAACTCATGGGCGCTTTTCGTGAACACGGCCAAATTTTCGGGGTGCTGTTTGTCGACATCGACCATTTCAAACGCGTCAACGATACCCATGGGCATCCGGTAGGTGACAGGGTTATCCGGTTCGTGGCCCGCGCCCTGCAAAACGGACTACGCCCCACGGATCGGGTCTGCCGTTTTGGGGGGGAGGAGTTTCTCTGTCTGTTGCCGAATATCGCTCCGGAGGAATTGCGCCAAGTAGCTGAACGTGTTCGGATGCTTGTGGAGCTAAGCGGTCTCGATCTGCCGATGATGACATTACGGGTGTCTGTTTCTGTTGGCGGGGCTTTGTGCCGGAATGGAGACACCTCTTGCGCCGTGATCGAGCGGGCCGATAAGGCCATGTACAGAGCCAAGGAGCTTGGTCGTAATCGAGTGGTTATTTCGCAAGACGATGACACGACTTCCCCCTGTCTTGAACCAGATCCAGTCGATGGGGAGTCTGATGGTGAGCTATGA
- a CDS encoding hemerythrin, with product MPNIVWSETLSVGKMEIDAEHKQLIRITNSLLRAMQDGRNKNDFAKILHELREYTVFHFANEEEYMRSIGYPDLASHMEEHNILKKRVKNFQHAVFIGENAESGPLREMLKDWLVGHILSCDLRIKEYQMLRNVEREG from the coding sequence GTGCCCAATATCGTCTGGTCCGAAACACTCTCTGTTGGAAAAATGGAGATCGATGCTGAACACAAACAGCTGATCCGCATTACCAATTCTCTCCTGCGAGCCATGCAGGACGGCAGAAACAAGAACGATTTCGCCAAGATTCTGCATGAATTGCGAGAATATACAGTTTTTCATTTTGCCAATGAAGAAGAATATATGCGATCAATCGGCTATCCTGATCTGGCTAGCCATATGGAAGAGCACAACATTCTTAAAAAGCGAGTCAAGAATTTTCAGCACGCCGTGTTTATCGGAGAGAATGCGGAATCTGGCCCTCTCCGAGAAATGCTCAAAGATTGGCTTGTGGGACACATTTTGAGCTGCGACCTGCGCATCAAGGAATATCAAATGCTTCGAAATGTCGAACGGGAAGGATAA